In Pollutimonas sp. M17, a single genomic region encodes these proteins:
- the urtC gene encoding urea ABC transporter permease subunit UrtC, whose translation MTAAALPALASQFQANNRLFSPKAWSSLAGAVAFLAVLPLLNLIVPPDHPLHVSSYAVALLGKFMCYAMAALALDLVWGYAGILSLGHGLFFALGGYAQGMYLMRSINAGNADALPDFMVFLDWKAYPWYWAFTEHFAYAMMLVLVVPGALAFLFGYFAFRSRIKGVYFSIITQAMTFAAMLFFFRNETGFGGNNGFTGFQRILGFDITAPDTRAVLYWTTLAMLAGALVFARAITQSKLGRVLTAVRDSEHRLRFIGYDPLGFKLFVWCVSAVMCSIAGALYVPQVGIINPSEMSTENSIEMVIWVATGGRGTLIGPIIGAGAVNGLKTWFTSVLPEFWLYALGLIFVLTTLFLPQGIVGLARRLAGRYNKGTAS comes from the coding sequence ATGACGGCCGCCGCGCTACCTGCTCTGGCCAGTCAGTTCCAGGCCAACAACAGACTGTTCTCGCCCAAGGCATGGAGCAGCCTGGCCGGAGCGGTCGCCTTCCTGGCCGTGCTGCCCTTGCTCAACCTGATCGTTCCCCCCGACCACCCGCTGCATGTTTCGTCCTACGCCGTGGCGCTGCTGGGGAAGTTCATGTGCTATGCAATGGCGGCCCTGGCCCTGGACCTGGTCTGGGGCTACGCCGGAATCTTGTCGCTGGGGCATGGCCTGTTCTTCGCCTTGGGTGGCTATGCGCAGGGGATGTACCTGATGCGCTCCATCAATGCCGGCAATGCGGATGCCCTGCCGGATTTCATGGTGTTCCTGGACTGGAAGGCTTACCCATGGTACTGGGCATTCACCGAGCACTTTGCCTACGCAATGATGCTGGTTCTGGTGGTGCCGGGCGCGCTGGCGTTTCTGTTCGGCTATTTTGCGTTCCGCTCGCGTATCAAGGGCGTGTATTTCTCCATCATTACCCAAGCCATGACCTTTGCCGCCATGCTGTTCTTTTTCCGTAATGAAACCGGCTTTGGCGGCAACAATGGCTTTACCGGTTTCCAGCGGATTCTTGGGTTCGATATCACTGCCCCCGATACGCGCGCTGTCCTTTACTGGACGACGCTGGCGATGCTTGCGGGGGCGCTGGTATTTGCACGGGCCATTACGCAATCCAAACTGGGGCGCGTTCTGACGGCGGTCCGCGATTCGGAGCACCGCTTGCGGTTCATCGGTTACGACCCCTTGGGATTCAAGCTTTTCGTGTGGTGCGTCTCGGCAGTCATGTGCAGTATCGCGGGCGCTCTTTATGTTCCACAGGTCGGCATCATCAACCCCAGTGAAATGTCCACTGAAAATTCCATAGAGATGGTGATCTGGGTCGCCACCGGGGGGCGCGGGACATTGATCGGACCGATCATCGGTGCAGGCGCCGTCAACGGCTTGAAGACCTGGTTCACCAGTGTGTTGCCCGAGTTCTGGCTATACGCGCTGGGTCTGATATTCGTGCTGACGACGCTGTTCTTGCCGCAAGGCATTGTCGGGCTGGCCCGCCGGCTTGCCGGCCGCTACAACAAGGGGACGGCATCATGA